TTTGTGATAATGGAGGCTGGACTTGGAGGAGAGTTTGATGCTACAAATGTATTTCCTAAGAAAATTTCTTTAATAACTACAATAGATTATGACCATCAAAATTTTTTAGGAAACACAATAGAAGAAATTGCAACTACTAAGCTAAATTCAATCCAAAAAGAAGCAATAATTGGAAAACAAATTCATAAAGAAATTAAGAATGTAGAATGGAGGATGAAAAATTTAGGTAAGAAAATTTATAACTATTTAGAGTTTTTTGATAATGATGAAATAAAAAAGTTAAAAAAAGAGTTTAAATTTGCTAACTTTTTATTTGATAATTATTTACTTGCTATGAGCTTTTTAAAAAAAGAAAAAATTTCTTTTAGCATTGAAGATATAAAAGATTTAAAATTAAAAGGAAGATTTGAAGAAATTGAAAAAGATTTATGGATTGATGTTGGCCACAATCCTCTTGCTGCAAGAAGTATTGTTAATAGTTTAGATAAAAAAGTTAATTTAGTTTATAACACATATAAAGATAAAGATTATAAAGAGATTTTAAAAATTTTAAAACCAAAAATAAAAACTCTTTATTTAATAGATATTAAAAATGAAAGAATTGAAGATAAAGAAAAAATTAAAAAAGTAGCTTTAAATTTAGGAATAGAAGTAAAAGATTATGAAGGAATAAAAAAACCAATGCTTGTTTTTGGTAGTTTTTCAGTAGTTGAAGAGTTTTTAAGGAGAAAGTTTGGATAAAATTGAAAAAATTGCAAATGAACTAAAAAAATATACAAGTGAAATTTATCTTTTTGGAAGTAGGGCAAGAGGAGATAATCTTAAAAATTCTGATATTGATATTGCAATTAATGTTAATTTGTCTTTTAGAGAAAAGAGAAAATTAAAAGATAAAATTGAGAAACTTGCTGGAATTTATAGCGTTGATTTAGTGTTTTTAGATGAAATTAATAATGATTTAAAAAGAAAAATTTTAAAAGAGGGTAAAAAATTATGAAAAAATCAGAAGTTTTATTAAGAATTAATAATTTTAAAAAAGCTTTAAATAGATTAGAAGAAGGTATTAAAAAAGCCAAAGATTCTCTTGATAAAGATGGTGTTATTCAAAGGTTTGAATTTACAGTTGAGTTATTATGGAAAGCATTGAGGAGTATTTTATTATACCAAGGAATAGAATGTTATTCATCAAGAAATTGTATAAAAGAGGCATTTAAAGCAAATTTAATTAATGATGATGAAATAATTTTAGATATGATTGAGGATAGGAATATATTTTCACATGTTTATGATGAAGATAAAAGCGAATTAATTTTTGAGAGAATAAAAAATGTTTATCTTCCATACCTTAAAAACTTAGAATTAAAGGTATAGTTTGCAAGCAAAAGTTTATGAATATTTACAAAATAACAAAACAAATATAATTACAAGTAATTTAAAAGAAGCATTAAATATTGGAGAAGTTTATAAATATTTAGATTTAAATGCAGTAGTTTTTCCAGATTTTAGAGCAGTTTTAGGAGATGATTTAAGAAGTTTTAGAAAAGAGATATTTGAATTAAATAATGCACTTTTTAAATTTTATAATGAAAATGCATATTTTATCTCTCCATATTCTACTATTATGAAAAAACTTCCTGTTAAAAAATATTATAAAAGTATAGATTTAAATTTTGGAGATAATATTGATTTAGAAGAGATCAAAAAAACTTTTATTTTATGGGGATATGAGAGAGTTGATATTGTTAGTGAAAAAGGAGAAGTTAGTTTTAGAGGAGATATTTTAGATATTTGGCCAATTAATACTAAAAAGCCAATTAGAATTTCTCTTTTTGATATAGAAATTGAGAGTATTAGAGAATTTGATGAGACTACTCAAAAAAGTATTGATGAAATTGAGAGTATAAAAATTATTCCAGCAATTGCTGCATTAGATGAAAAAGAATATAATGAAATTTTAGAAAAAATTGAAAGAAGTGAATATAGTGTTTTTTATAAAGATTTTTATTCTCTTTCTTTTTGGTTTTTAGAAAGAGAATTTTTAAGTGATTTTGTATTACTTAATGACCTAAGCGAAGAGATTAATGAATACAAAGAATTTTATAAAGAATTTAATGAAGCAGTCTTAAATAAAGAGATAATTCCTAATGGAAAATGCAAAGATATTAAATGGAAAATTGAAAAAGGTAAAATTAAAATTGAAGATGAAGTTTATGATGAGAAAACTCCTCTTGAAATTGTTGCAAAAAATGAAGTTTTACTTAGAGAATATGAGTTAGATGATTTTGTAAAATTTAAAAGACCACTTGTTAGATGGATTAAAAATTCAGCTTATTTAAATATAAAATGCCCAGAAAAAATAGTTATTTCGCTTAATACTCCTGAGTTTGAGAAAGTTAAACGCACAAATTTAGTTTTAGATGAACTGAAAAAAGGAGATTTTGTAGTCCATATTGACCATGGAATTGGGAAATTTTTAGGTCTTAAAAAAATGGAAGTGTTAGGTAAAATAGGAGAATTTGCTGAGGTTTTATATGCAAATGATGATAAATTGCTTTTGCCAGTTGAAAATCTTGATAAATTAGAAAGATACATTGCACCAGGTGGAGTTGTGCCTCAACTTGATAAACTTGGTAAAGGTACTTTTGCTAAAAAACTAACTAAAATTAAAGAAAAAGTTTATGCAATTGCAGCAGATATTGTAAAACTTGCTGCAAAAAGAGAAGTTAGTAGTCCAATTAAGTTAAATTTTGAAGGAGTTAAAGATTTTATAAAAAAAGCTCCATTTACTCATACAAATGACCAATTAAAAGCAATTAATGAGATAATTAATGATTTTAAAACTAAAATTATGGATAGATTACTTACCGGTGACGTTGGTTTTGGTAAAACAGAAGTTGCGATGGTTGCAAGTTTTATAGTTGCAAATAGCGGATATCAAGTAGCTGTAATTGCACCAACTACTATTTTAGTAAATCAACATTATGAAAGCTTTAAAGAGAGATTTAAAGAGACAAATATAAAAATAGCAAAACTTGATAGATTTACTTCATCTAAGGAAAAAAAAGAGATAATAGAAAAATTAAAAAATGGTGAAATTGACATCCTTATTTCTACTCATGCAGGATTAAATGTTGAGTATAAAAATTTAGGACTTGTAATTATTGATGAAGAGCATAAATTTGGAGTAAAGCAAAAAGAGAAATTAAAAGAATTAAGTGATAAAGTTCATATGCTTTATATGTCAGCAACTCCAATTCCAAGAACTCTTAATATGGCACTCTCACAAATAAAATCAATTTCAAACCTTGAAGAAGCACCAAAAGGAAAACAAAATACTAAAACTTTTGTAAAAGAGTGGAATGAAAACTTAATAAAAGAAGCAATTTTAAGAGAGATTAGAAGGGGAGGGCAAATTTTTTATATTTATAACAATATTGCTTATATCGAACATAAGAAAAAAGAGCTTTTAGATATTTTACCAAATTTAAGAATTTTAACTCTTCATGCAAAAATGACTCCAAATCAAATAGAAAAAGGTTTAGTTGATTTTATAAATAAAAAGTATGATTTGGCTTTAACTACTACAATTGTTGAGAGTGGAATTCATATTCCAAATGTAAACACTGTAATTGTAGAAAATGCGGATAAATTTGG
This Caminibacter mediatlanticus TB-2 DNA region includes the following protein-coding sequences:
- a CDS encoding nucleotidyltransferase substrate binding protein, coding for MKKSEVLLRINNFKKALNRLEEGIKKAKDSLDKDGVIQRFEFTVELLWKALRSILLYQGIECYSSRNCIKEAFKANLINDDEIILDMIEDRNIFSHVYDEDKSELIFERIKNVYLPYLKNLELKV
- a CDS encoding nucleotidyltransferase family protein, with product MDKIEKIANELKKYTSEIYLFGSRARGDNLKNSDIDIAINVNLSFREKRKLKDKIEKLAGIYSVDLVFLDEINNDLKRKILKEGKKL
- a CDS encoding DEAD/DEAH box helicase, with product MQAKVYEYLQNNKTNIITSNLKEALNIGEVYKYLDLNAVVFPDFRAVLGDDLRSFRKEIFELNNALFKFYNENAYFISPYSTIMKKLPVKKYYKSIDLNFGDNIDLEEIKKTFILWGYERVDIVSEKGEVSFRGDILDIWPINTKKPIRISLFDIEIESIREFDETTQKSIDEIESIKIIPAIAALDEKEYNEILEKIERSEYSVFYKDFYSLSFWFLEREFLSDFVLLNDLSEEINEYKEFYKEFNEAVLNKEIIPNGKCKDIKWKIEKGKIKIEDEVYDEKTPLEIVAKNEVLLREYELDDFVKFKRPLVRWIKNSAYLNIKCPEKIVISLNTPEFEKVKRTNLVLDELKKGDFVVHIDHGIGKFLGLKKMEVLGKIGEFAEVLYANDDKLLLPVENLDKLERYIAPGGVVPQLDKLGKGTFAKKLTKIKEKVYAIAADIVKLAAKREVSSPIKLNFEGVKDFIKKAPFTHTNDQLKAINEIINDFKTKIMDRLLTGDVGFGKTEVAMVASFIVANSGYQVAVIAPTTILVNQHYESFKERFKETNIKIAKLDRFTSSKEKKEIIEKLKNGEIDILISTHAGLNVEYKNLGLVIIDEEHKFGVKQKEKLKELSDKVHMLYMSATPIPRTLNMALSQIKSISNLEEAPKGKQNTKTFVKEWNENLIKEAILREIRRGGQIFYIYNNIAYIEHKKKELLDILPNLRILTLHAKMTPNQIEKGLVDFINKKYDLALTTTIVESGIHIPNVNTVIVENADKFGIADLHQIRGRVGRGKHEGYAYFLVKNKKELSEDAKKRLLALEENSFLGSGQVLAMKDLEIRGGGNLLGAEQSGQIKGIGYSMYLKLLEDTLKEMLGKKEEKEDVEVKLNINAYISNELIKEDRLRLDLYKRLAKCENLKEVYEIEKEIVDRFGKIDTPTQNFIEKIKIKVLAKEKGIKSISNYGQNISIIFNNDKKELIKAEAKDDAIILETILKNMSSI
- a CDS encoding bifunctional folylpolyglutamate synthase/dihydrofolate synthase translates to MRIETLNHFLEQKPLFYKKIDITRMPKAYNLIKNKINIPPVIHIVGTNGKGSTGRFLAYTLLKRGYNVGHYTSPHILKFNERIWINGENISDEKLEEVHKKLQTLLPTDIINTLSYFEYTTFLAALSFEGLDFVIMEAGLGGEFDATNVFPKKISLITTIDYDHQNFLGNTIEEIATTKLNSIQKEAIIGKQIHKEIKNVEWRMKNLGKKIYNYLEFFDNDEIKKLKKEFKFANFLFDNYLLAMSFLKKEKISFSIEDIKDLKLKGRFEEIEKDLWIDVGHNPLAARSIVNSLDKKVNLVYNTYKDKDYKEILKILKPKIKTLYLIDIKNERIEDKEKIKKVALNLGIEVKDYEGIKKPMLVFGSFSVVEEFLRRKFG